From Nitrospiraceae bacterium:
AGCAGGGCGGATTCAGATTCTCGATCGGATGACCGGAACTCCCAATCCAACCCCGTTCATCGATTTCACTTTAATGGCCCCCTCGCCAATCTCCAGCGGGGGTGAACGAGGCCTGTTAGGATTGGCCTTTGATCCCAGCTACAACGCAAACAAGCAGTTCTACGTCTTCTACACCGACCAGTCCGGCAATCCGACTGTCGCTCGGTACATGCGAAACGCTCTGAATCCTGATCTGGCCGATCAGTCGACCGGTGTGGTGATCGTGTCCGTCTCCCATCCTATTAATACGAGCAACCACAACGGCGGGATGCTTGCGTTTGGACCGGATGGTTGTCTATATGCCTCAGTCGGCGATGGTGGCACTGGGGGCGCGCCGGCCCAGATTACCGGCTCGTTGCTCGGGAAGATCCTGCGGTTGAACCCCAATGCCCCTAGACCGCCAGCAGCCTGTACGAACTCTGGGCCGAACCCCTTTGGAAACGAAGTCTGGAGCTATGGACTTCGAAATCTCTTTCGATTTTCGTTCGATCGTGGAACGAAGAATCTTTTTATCGCAGACGTGGGAGAAAGCACAGAAGAGGAAATCGATATTGCGACCGGGCTTCTGGCTGGAGCAGGAGTGAATTATGGATGGAACATTATGGAGGGATTTCTGTGCTTTCCGAGCCTTTCACCCTGCCCACCACCAGCTGGTCTAACGTTACCAGTACTTGAGTATGATCACAGTCAAGGCTGCGCCATTATAGGCGGTTACGTATATCGAGGATCGGTTATTCCCGCGCTCCCGGGAACCTATTTCTACGGTGACCTCTGTTCCGGGTTTGTCCGAAGCTTTCGTTTCGTCGGTGGACAGGTTACTGAACAAAATGAGTGGCCGCTTCTTGCTCCCGGCGGCAGCATTACGAGCTTCGGCGAGGATGCTCAGGGGGAACTTTACATCCTGACGTCGCAAGGAAGCTTGTTTCGGATAGTCCCCAACTGATCATCGAGCGATTGGTTGCCGTAGCACAGAAGCTCTCGAATGGACAGCAGGGGAAGCGCTCGCGAGATGGTTGAGAAAACCCGCTAAAACTCCTATTCGTGTCTCAGCACCGCCAGAGGACGTTGGCCCAACAAACGGTAGGTGCTAAGAAACCCAACGGCCAAGGTCAAGAGGACAGTTAAGCTGATATCAATTAGCAGAACGCTCGGCTGGAGGCTCCATGCGAGTTCGAAGAAATAGGTCAGCACCGCCCACGTCAGCAGACTCCCGAGCAAGATACCGATGAGACCAGCAACTCCTCCCAACAGCGCATATTCCGCGGCGAAGGACCGTGCAACGAGACCGCGCGTTGCGCCCAATGCCTTTAGGATCACCGATTCATACAGGCGCCGGTAGCGTGTCGCAGCGAGAGCTGCCGCCATGACCAATCCACCGGCCAATACACAAAACGATGCGACGGCGCGAATCGCCAACGAGAGCCGATCAAGGACGCGGGCAAAGTTTTGGAGGACATCGCCGACATGAATGGCACTGACGTTCGGAAACGATGCCACGACCGCCTGTTGAATCGGCACTTCTTCCTCGGACGGCACGCGCAGCGTTGCCACATAGGTGACCGGAGCGCCATCGAGCGATCCCGGTGAGAGAATCATGTAGAAATTGGTCGAGAAGTTTCCCCATTCAACCTTCCGAATACTCCGCACCTCTGCCGAGACGATAGCGCCCTGAATGTCGAGGTCGACCGTGGAACCGACATCCAAGCCCAGATGTTTCGCCGCTTCTTCTTCGACTGACAGCTGCGGTTTTGCAAAGGCCTCTCCCTGCTTCCACCATTCGCCTTTCACAATTGTGTTGTCCTTCGGAACCTGATCTAGAAAGGTCAGGACGTATTCGCGCGCGGCGTACCAGTTCTTTCGTTGCTCTTGCTTGTCAGTCTCCTTCTTCTCTTCCTGTTCACTCTCTGAGTCTATTTTTATTGTTTCCCCGTTGATCGCGTGGAGTCGAGACCGAACCAACGGTGTGAGGTCTGGCTTCCTCCCGGGAAGCTGCTGGTGGACGATCTGCACGAACCTATCCGCCTGATCAGGCTGGATGTCGATGAAAAAGAACGTGGGTGCATCACTCGGTCGACTGTCGCCGACCTGCTGAAGCAGCGCATGTTCCACGAGCGACACAGTTGCGATTGCCATCACTCCGATTCCGATCGCCACCATGATTCCGACGGCCTGGCCACCTGGTCGAGCAACATTGCTGAGTGCCTGCCGAAGGCTCAACGACTTCGGTATGGGCAGCAGCCGAAGTCCGAACACCAGGAGTTTGGCCGACAGAGCGAGAAATACAACGGCCAAGATGAGCGCACCGACAAACAGGAGGCCAATACGCCATGATTCTGCCTGCCAGACCGAGAGACCTACTAATCCCACGACGAAACCACACGCCGTAAAAAGTTTCAGCCGATCGCACAATCCCCATCGCGCCTGCCACTGGCGTGGTGTCGTGAGATCATCAACTTGCATCGGCTCGACATCACGTCGAAGAATTGCAGCAGGCTTCATGTTTCTGATCGTCAGCAAAGGCCACAGCGCAAAGAGCAACGTCGACAAGAGTCCCAGTGCCACTCCCTTCACCACAGGCCATAGGGAAGACACCGACAGCTCCGGCGAGAATCCCAATTGGTCCAGGAGATCGGAGGCGAACAGGTTCGTCACGAGTGTGGGAAGGCCGCGTTGCAGACCGATCCCAATCGCGGCACCGGCAAGGCTGCCGACCAGGCCAAGCCACATCGCTTGCAGCGCATAGGCTTTGATCACCGTTGCGGAATCCGCCCCTGCCGTCTTGAGGATAGCGATCGTCTGCAGTTTCTCCCGCAGAAACGCATGAATAGACGTCGCGACGCCTAGCCCTCCGATAAACAACGCTGTCAGGCCGATCAATCCGAGATACCGTGTGAGCTGTTGGAGATACTGCTTGAGCTGAGGTTGGGCGTCCTGATAGCCAGACACGCGTACAGAATCCGTGGCCAATCGACCCCGTAGTTCAGGTATAAGCGAACTCGTCGAGAGATTCGCAGGAAGTGTGAGGAGGTACCGCTCACGAACCCGACTGCCGGGCTTGATCAGCTCAGCGGCACTCAAGCCATCCCGCGAGATCAGCACGCGCGGCCCTAGGCTGAAAGCGTTGGCCATCCGATCCGGCT
This genomic window contains:
- a CDS encoding PQQ-dependent sugar dehydrogenase, with the protein product MWCYRRSRITTLLGQLLVVFAIPLTGCGGGSNSDNGTTQGGGPPPSVSLKLQTVRTGFSALTFLTAPPNDNARLFVVEQAGRIQILDRMTGTPNPTPFIDFTLMAPSPISSGGERGLLGLAFDPSYNANKQFYVFYTDQSGNPTVARYMRNALNPDLADQSTGVVIVSVSHPINTSNHNGGMLAFGPDGCLYASVGDGGTGGAPAQITGSLLGKILRLNPNAPRPPAACTNSGPNPFGNEVWSYGLRNLFRFSFDRGTKNLFIADVGESTEEEIDIATGLLAGAGVNYGWNIMEGFLCFPSLSPCPPPAGLTLPVLEYDHSQGCAIIGGYVYRGSVIPALPGTYFYGDLCSGFVRSFRFVGGQVTEQNEWPLLAPGGSITSFGEDAQGELYILTSQGSLFRIVPN
- a CDS encoding FtsX-like permease family protein; translated protein: MNKFLFAMAWRETRGGWQHFLYFFVCIAVGVGTLVAVSLFAANVERAVMREARGLLGGDLEMRLSHPLSAKGQDVLTSLTTRGITTTHVSELIAMAARVDQGGSGVSATQIAELKAVEQAYPLYGTIRLEPTESLDTLLHPDIRRCGGTPCFGAVVQKSLLIRMGLSVGERLKIGQALFVITGIVRTEPDRMANAFSLGPRVLISRDGLSAAELIKPGSRVRERYLLTLPANLSTSSLIPELRGRLATDSVRVSGYQDAQPQLKQYLQQLTRYLGLIGLTALFIGGLGVATSIHAFLREKLQTIAILKTAGADSATVIKAYALQAMWLGLVGSLAGAAIGIGLQRGLPTLVTNLFASDLLDQLGFSPELSVSSLWPVVKGVALGLLSTLLFALWPLLTIRNMKPAAILRRDVEPMQVDDLTTPRQWQARWGLCDRLKLFTACGFVVGLVGLSVWQAESWRIGLLFVGALILAVVFLALSAKLLVFGLRLLPIPKSLSLRQALSNVARPGGQAVGIMVAIGIGVMAIATVSLVEHALLQQVGDSRPSDAPTFFFIDIQPDQADRFVQIVHQQLPGRKPDLTPLVRSRLHAINGETIKIDSESEQEEKKETDKQEQRKNWYAAREYVLTFLDQVPKDNTIVKGEWWKQGEAFAKPQLSVEEEAAKHLGLDVGSTVDLDIQGAIVSAEVRSIRKVEWGNFSTNFYMILSPGSLDGAPVTYVATLRVPSEEEVPIQQAVVASFPNVSAIHVGDVLQNFARVLDRLSLAIRAVASFCVLAGGLVMAAALAATRYRRLYESVILKALGATRGLVARSFAAEYALLGGVAGLIGILLGSLLTWAVLTYFFELAWSLQPSVLLIDISLTVLLTLAVGFLSTYRLLGQRPLAVLRHE